In Argonema galeatum A003/A1, the following proteins share a genomic window:
- a CDS encoding COP23 domain-containing protein has product MKKLTEAQIYSALAIALLSASTITPPSHAETSSTNFFCGTSNGVPATIARTPQGEVPMILWNSPNLVSSGDTPQKSCEEVSSRLQTYYNNGTLKYFTTGFKNGQTVVCVAQEENGPCSGEPLFALNSNGSTPRDSLQRIFRIRVASAAPISESTQPVYISLDKFLNGQYTPMGSASNRSKPQNSDRRQ; this is encoded by the coding sequence ATGAAAAAGCTCACCGAAGCTCAGATATACTCGGCGTTAGCGATCGCACTCTTGAGTGCATCTACCATAACTCCCCCCAGCCATGCCGAAACCAGCAGCACCAACTTCTTCTGCGGCACCAGCAACGGCGTCCCAGCAACCATTGCCCGCACGCCACAGGGAGAAGTGCCGATGATTCTCTGGAATTCGCCAAATCTCGTCAGTTCAGGCGATACCCCTCAAAAAAGCTGTGAGGAAGTATCTAGCAGACTCCAGACTTACTACAACAACGGCACGCTAAAATATTTCACCACTGGATTTAAGAACGGTCAAACTGTAGTCTGCGTTGCCCAGGAAGAGAATGGGCCTTGTAGCGGCGAACCGTTATTCGCTCTCAATTCTAATGGCAGCACTCCCAGAGACAGTCTGCAAAGGATATTTCGTATCCGTGTTGCTTCTGCGGCCCCTATCAGCGAATCCACCCAGCCTGTCTACATCAGTCTAGATAAATTTTTAAACGGTCAGTATACGCCTATGGGAAGCGCTTCCAACCGCTCTAAACCTCAAAATTCCGATCGGCGGCAGTGA
- a CDS encoding ATP-binding protein, with translation MNKSEIITGEEADLTNCEREPIHLPGSIQPHGVLLVLREPHLTILQVSNNTLEFFGIPVEKLIRKNLGELIEHSQLEHLKQCLLTNEDLETINPVKLSIKTAGADRFFDGIVHRIDGVLILELEPAIYQENKLFLSFYHYIRGAVSKLQETSNLEELCQAIAQEIRKITDFDRVMVYKFNSQGHGSVIAEDKREYLAAFLGLNYPATDIPQSARKLYCLNLLRLIADVNYQPVEIIPANNAVINNSLNLSFSVLRSVSPLHIEYLQNMGVTASMSISLIKDRKLWGLVACHHYSPKYVSYEVRTACKFLGQVMSVELTAKENNQDYDYKLQLKSIIAKFIEYMSKEKNFVYGLVKYYPNLLDLVSAEGAAVCIDGDYKIIGKTPSEAEIKELIKWIDNRFKQDIFYTDYLAKIYPEAEEFKDVASGLIGIAISQTRSNYVLWFRPEVIQTVNWAGNPNEPAQIKERMLDGILHLSPRKSFELWKEIVSLKSLPWKQCEIDAAYELRNAIISIVLRQADEIAKLNGALQESEAREREKASQLEVALLELQHTQTQLVQNEKMSSLGQMVAGVAHEINNPINFISGNLVYADDYTKDLLNLLNLYRQNFPSPGDEITEITEEIDLEFMIEDLPKLLRSMKVGADRIREIVHALRTFSRIDESEMKPVDIHEGIDSTLLILGNRFKPSSNRRAIQVIKEYGKLPKIECYAGQLNQVFMNLLANAIDAFDESGIRNSERQVLTRLHPTIRIRTYLADKHRVVISIADNGLGISEKVQRRLFDPFFTTKSASKGTGIGLAISHSVVVEKHGGNLTCVSAPGQGAEFIVELPIKPRLS, from the coding sequence ATGAATAAAAGCGAAATTATAACAGGTGAAGAAGCTGATTTAACTAACTGTGAAAGGGAACCGATTCACCTGCCTGGTTCCATTCAGCCTCATGGTGTACTTTTGGTGTTAAGGGAGCCTCATTTGACAATTTTACAAGTGAGCAACAATACCTTAGAATTTTTCGGTATTCCTGTGGAAAAATTAATTAGAAAGAATTTGGGGGAATTGATCGAGCATTCTCAATTGGAGCATCTGAAGCAATGTTTATTGACTAATGAAGATCTGGAAACCATAAATCCGGTTAAATTATCGATCAAAACGGCTGGGGCCGATCGCTTCTTTGATGGGATCGTCCATAGAATTGATGGCGTATTAATCTTGGAGTTAGAACCAGCTATTTATCAAGAAAATAAGCTATTTTTAAGTTTTTATCATTACATAAGAGGGGCTGTATCTAAGCTTCAAGAAACATCCAATTTAGAGGAGTTATGTCAAGCGATCGCGCAGGAAATCCGAAAAATTACTGATTTTGACAGAGTTATGGTGTATAAATTTAACTCGCAAGGACATGGCTCTGTAATTGCCGAAGATAAACGAGAATATTTAGCTGCTTTTTTAGGGCTAAATTACCCGGCGACAGATATCCCTCAATCGGCTAGAAAATTATATTGTTTAAATTTGCTGAGGTTAATTGCCGATGTAAACTACCAACCAGTTGAAATTATACCAGCTAATAATGCTGTTATCAATAACTCGCTCAATCTAAGTTTTTCTGTCTTAAGAAGCGTATCTCCTCTTCATATAGAATACCTGCAAAATATGGGTGTTACCGCTTCTATGTCTATATCTTTAATTAAAGACCGGAAACTTTGGGGACTTGTTGCTTGTCACCACTATTCACCCAAGTATGTTTCTTATGAAGTGCGGACAGCTTGCAAATTCCTGGGACAAGTAATGTCTGTAGAATTGACAGCAAAAGAAAATAATCAAGACTATGATTATAAGCTGCAATTAAAATCGATAATTGCTAAGTTTATTGAATATATGTCTAAAGAAAAAAACTTTGTTTATGGCTTGGTTAAGTATTACCCAAACTTACTAGATTTGGTCAGCGCTGAAGGAGCCGCCGTCTGTATTGACGGAGATTACAAAATTATCGGCAAAACTCCTTCGGAGGCAGAGATTAAAGAGTTAATAAAATGGATAGATAATAGATTTAAACAGGATATATTTTATACGGATTATTTGGCCAAAATTTATCCAGAAGCAGAGGAATTTAAAGATGTAGCAAGTGGGTTAATAGGAATTGCAATTTCTCAAACGAGGAGTAATTATGTTTTGTGGTTTCGGCCTGAAGTCATTCAAACAGTGAATTGGGCGGGCAATCCCAATGAACCGGCTCAAATAAAGGAAAGAATGCTGGATGGTATTTTACATTTGTCTCCTCGCAAATCGTTTGAATTGTGGAAAGAAATTGTTAGTTTAAAGTCTTTGCCTTGGAAACAGTGCGAAATTGATGCTGCATACGAACTAAGAAACGCTATTATCAGTATTGTGTTGCGTCAAGCCGATGAGATTGCTAAATTAAATGGAGCTTTGCAAGAATCGGAAGCGCGAGAAAGAGAAAAAGCGTCTCAGTTAGAAGTAGCTCTTTTAGAACTGCAACACACCCAAACTCAACTGGTGCAGAACGAAAAAATGTCTAGTTTGGGACAAATGGTAGCTGGTGTTGCTCATGAGATTAATAATCCCATCAACTTTATCTCTGGAAATCTGGTTTATGCAGATGACTATACCAAAGACTTGCTTAACTTACTAAACTTATATCGCCAGAATTTTCCATCACCGGGAGATGAGATTACCGAAATAACAGAGGAAATTGACTTAGAATTTATGATTGAAGACTTGCCCAAGCTGTTGCGTTCGATGAAAGTGGGGGCCGATCGCATTCGGGAGATTGTTCATGCTTTGCGAACCTTCTCCCGCATTGATGAAAGCGAAATGAAGCCGGTAGACATTCACGAAGGGATAGATAGCACTCTGTTAATTTTAGGCAATCGATTCAAACCAAGCTCCAATCGTCGCGCTATTCAGGTGATCAAAGAGTATGGCAAACTTCCTAAAATAGAGTGTTACGCGGGTCAGCTGAATCAGGTATTTATGAATCTACTGGCAAATGCGATCGATGCTTTTGATGAGTCGGGAATTCGGAATTCCGAGCGCCAAGTCTTAACGCGCCTGCATCCTACTATCCGGATTCGCACTTACCTGGCAGACAAACACCGCGTGGTTATTAGCATTGCAGATAACGGCCTCGGTATCTCAGAGAAAGTGCAGCGTCGGTTGTTTGACCCATTTTTTACCACCAAATCTGCCAGCAAAGGTACTGGGATTGGGTTGGCGATTAGCCATTCCGTTGTGGTGGAGAAACACGGCGGTAACTTGACTTGTGTCTCAGCGCCGGGACAGGGTGCAGAATTTATTGTTGAGCTTCCCATCAAGCCAAGGCTAAGCTAG
- a CDS encoding DUF99 family protein, which yields MNLESLLRLDRAIRVIGFDDAPFVRRKGGVASISGIISANTRFEGMVWGKVRQDGWNATDTICKLLIGGKFLPQLHIVLLDGIAFGGLNMIDLPLLSQRLALPCVAVMRRQPDLAGVETAIRHLPQPERRLEILGRAGNIHAFPPFFFQVCGESPEVTAAVLQRLTDCGKVPEALRLAHLIGAAVIKGESSSSA from the coding sequence ATGAATCTCGAATCTCTACTCAGACTCGATCGGGCCATTCGCGTTATCGGTTTCGACGATGCACCTTTTGTACGTAGAAAAGGTGGTGTTGCATCCATTAGCGGTATCATTTCTGCGAATACCCGCTTTGAGGGTATGGTGTGGGGAAAAGTCCGACAAGATGGTTGGAACGCCACAGATACAATTTGTAAGTTACTTATCGGTGGCAAATTTCTGCCGCAATTGCATATTGTCCTGCTAGACGGTATTGCCTTCGGTGGCTTGAATATGATAGATTTACCATTACTTTCCCAGCGCCTCGCACTCCCCTGCGTTGCGGTAATGCGCCGTCAGCCAGATCTTGCTGGTGTAGAAACCGCCATTCGTCATCTACCGCAACCAGAACGACGTCTGGAAATACTGGGCCGTGCGGGTAATATTCATGCGTTTCCACCGTTTTTCTTTCAGGTGTGTGGTGAGAGTCCAGAAGTTACCGCTGCGGTGCTGCAACGACTGACTGACTGCGGCAAAGTTCCGGAAGCTCTACGTCTGGCACATTTGATTGGTGCGGCTGTAATTAAAGGGGAAAGTAGCAGTTCTGCGTAA